A single region of the Vicia villosa cultivar HV-30 ecotype Madison, WI linkage group LG4, Vvil1.0, whole genome shotgun sequence genome encodes:
- the LOC131597354 gene encoding uncharacterized protein LOC131597354, translating to MGSSRRRGRPRKLVSPPPANNTTPTKDTGNVTDKGSIKKTTTVAATAIEDPETQVKEKTVEQQSGIDEDEKLPKKLWVDAIAGNRVQSNGKAIEFIAPKIVNDEKEIEMEYDDIASEVNFWENAIIMYVIGRNLSMNAVKLFMMKTWNFVQLPKMFYNEEGYFILKFRSTEDRDLVLMKGPYTIQNMPMLIRIWDQNFCLKRDMLKTVPVWVKLPQLPLHLWGPRSLSKIGSVIGNPLFTDECTANKLRVSYARILVEIDITQKLAETVTIKGIDGNRLSQPIEYEWKPIYCEVCQRVGHDCKVREKPVGQKKWIEKPAQKKQEQIAIKEKDNVDPEVDKWTTVERRKRTADKGKSIIKDTDIINDENTPSTSLLDQNIFSPIGVLSDSGGIVDGRNKEVRNRLQTLRPAIAILIETRVKQSKASDILNKLGQKWSCIDNYEKHSNGRIWILWDDNKIDIKKVHNTDQMIFCKVSHKDGTTKFWLTAIYGQNKLQLRRALWQDIDDCKDRVNGPWCLIGDYNNVRQTEDRIGGKEVQQSEYVDMVDMMEKVGLFEMESIGDHFTWSNKHTQGVIYSRIDRILGNVEWFIQQKDSTLKFLEPGISDHNLLCLQEQDQTHPSRYHFKFLNMVADMENFQQTVERNWNEPIIGGAMYRFWKKLQRLQPTIREFSKPIHDIPKQLDKARADLSRAQKELLEDRMNSQKIDQVRVYTEEVIKWNQIEEKSVMQKAKIDWMRHGDGNTAYFYATLKSKNKQTGIHTLQKDDGTILTDQRDIKREVLGFYRNLLGSAASNMTGIDLIAMRQGPCLNDDQRSQLIKPVTDKEIHSALWSIGEIKSPGVDGYGSRFFKGAWIIIKDDMTQAVREFFTAGKMYKAINCTLVTLIPKSSAAKTIKDYRPISCCSTIYKVISKIMTTRLSTVLRSIIHPSQAAFVPGQRIHDHILLAYELIRGYTRKGGIPRCMLQMDIQKAYDSIEWCALESILRELGIPHTFTNWIMLAVSTVSYKFNINGIHSDHIQARRGLRQGDPLSPLLFVMVMEYLYRSLQKLSKSPDFKFHSKCKELQLVNICFADDLLMFARGDHATIKLMMEKFLDFTKSTSLAVNPSKCRAYFGGVKDEVKQTILCVTDFVEGSLPFRYLGIPLTSKRLTVQQCMIFVDKLVAKIRHWSGRLLSFAGRLQLINSVLHSITHYWMSCIPLPQTIIQCIDKICRIFLWTGKEEETRKSPVAWRKICNPKNKGGLNLVHLEDWNRANLIKLLWNICNKADSLWARWIHTFDIKGEDIMQMENKTDGSWIMKAIMKMRDVVIQMNLWQKLKDLVRIKVRDIYLHISDFGPDVHWRKILFDNKARPRAKFVTWMTCHGNLATKERLKRFGMLHTDHCGFCKAQETIEHLFFECRVMKQIWSQILDWLQVKHNPRGWNMELAWMLQQTKKKSWKTKVLKMAFSETIYAYWRLRNDTVFGNTVQIDTIGPNIIDTLIYRAWMNPKLRTHIGSLMM from the exons ATGGGGAGCTCTCGAAGGCGAGGACGACCGCGAAAATTGGTGTCACCGCCGCCGGCTAACAACACGACTCCGACGAAGGATACAGGAAATGTGACTGATAAAGGAAGCATCAAGAAGACTACAACTGTGGCTGCGACTGCGATTGAAGATCCAGAAACGCAGGTCAAGGAAAAGACTGTTGAACAGCAAAGTGGGATCGATGAGGATGAAAAACTACCGAAGAAGCTCTGGGTTGATGCAATTGCTGGGAATCGAGTTCAATCAAATGGCAAGGCTATCGAATTCATCGCACCGAAGATTGTGAATGACGAAAAGGAGATTGAAATGGAATATGATGACATCGCTTCTGAGGTAAATTTCTGGGAAAACGCTATCATTATGTATGTCATAGGTAGAAATCTCAGTATGAATGCTGTTAAACTCTTCATGATGAAAACCTGGAATTTTGTCCAACTCCCTAAGATGTTTTACAATGAAGAAGGATATTTCATTCTGAAATTTAGGTCAACTGAGGATAGAGACTTAGTGTTGATGAAGGGACCTTATACTATTCAGAATATGCCTATGCTCATCAGGATCTGGGACCAGAATTTCTGCCTAAAGAGAGATATGCTCAAAACTGTACCTGTTTGGGTGAAACTCCCACAACTACCCTTGCATCTCTGGGGCCCTCGAAGTTTAAGCAAGATAGGAAGTGTGATTGGCAATCCCCTGTTCACAGATGAGTGTACTGCAAACAAACTAAGGGTATCCTATGCAAGGATTTTGGTGGAAATTGATATTACACAGAAACTTGCTGAAACAGTCACCATAAAGGGCATTGATGGAAATAGGTTAAGTCAGCCTATTGAATATGAGTGGAAGCCAATATACTGTGAAGTCTGCCAGAGGGTGGGACATGACTGCAAGGTAAGAGAAAAACCTGTTGGACAAAAGAAATGGATTGAAAAGCCTGCACAAAAGAAGCAAGAGCAGATAGCTATCAAAGAAAAGGACAATGTGGACCCAGAAGTGGACAAATGGACAACTGTAGAGAGGAGAAAAAGAACTGCTGACAAAGGCAAAAGCATCATAAAGGACACTGATATAATAAATGATGAAAATACTCCATCAACTAGTCTACTTGATCAGAATATCTTCTCTCCCATAGGAGTTTTGAGTGACTCTGGTGGGATTGTAGATG GAAGGAATAAGGAGGTCAGAAATAGACTCCAAACCCTCAGGCCTGCTATTGCAATTTTGATAGAAACAAGAGTTAAACAGAGTAAAGCTAGTGACATTTTGAATAAGCTGGGTCAGAAATGGTCTTGCATTGACAACTATGAGAAACACAGCAATGGGAGAATCTGGATCCTTTGGGATgataataaaattgatataaagaAGGTACACAACACAGATCAAATGATCTTTTGTAAGGTCTCACATAAAGATGGTACAACTAAGTTTTGGCTCACTGCTATTTATGGCCAAAACAAGTTACAACTCAGAAGGGCTCTCTGGCAGGACATTGATGATTGTAAGGATAGAGTGAATGGCCCTTGGTGTCTTATTGGGGACTATAACAATGTGAGACAAACTGAGGATAGAATTGGTGGTAAAGAGGTGCAGCAGTCTGAATATGTGGACATGGTGGACATGATGGAAAAAGTAGGGCTGTTTGAAATGGAGAGCATAGGTGACCATTTTACTTGGAGCAACAAACATACTCAGGGGGTGATCTATTCCAGGATAGACAGAATTCTTGGCAATGTTGAGTGGTTCATTCAGCAAAAAGACTCTACTCTGAAGTTCCTTGAACCAGGCATCTCTGATCACAATTTACTTTGTCTCCAAGAGCAGGACCAGACACACCCTAGTAGATATCATTTCAAATTTCTAAATATGGTGGCTGACATGGAAAACTTTCAGCAGACTGTGGAGAGGAATTGGAATGAACCTATCATAGGTGGGGCTATGTACAGATTTTGGAAGAAGTTACAAAGACTTCAACCAACAATCAGGGAGTTTAGCAAACCTATTCATGACATTCCAAAGCAATTGGATAAAGCCAGAGCTGACTTATCTAGGGCCCAAAAAGAACTGCTTGAGGATAGAATGAATAGCCAGAAAATTGATCAAGTAAGAGTATACACAGAAGAGGTGATTAAGTGGAATCAAATTGAAGAGAAATCAGTGATGCAAAAAGCTAAAATTGATTGGATGAGGCATGGGGATGGGAATACTGCTTATTTCTATGCAACCCTCAAAAGCAAAAACAAGCAGACTGGTATACATACCTTGCAAAAAGATGATGGGACAATTCTGACAGACCAAAGAGACATTAAAAGGGAGGTCTTGGGCTTCTACAGAAACCTCTTAGGTTCTGCTGCAAGCAACATGACAGGGATTGACCTAATAGCTATGAGGCAAGGGCCTTGTCTTAATGATGACCAAAGGAGCCAATTAATTAAACCTGTGACTGATAAGGAGATCCATTCAGCCCTTTGGAGTATTGGAGAAATTAAAAGCCCTGGTGTTGATGGCTATGGGTCTAGATTTTTCAAAGGAGCATGGATCATAATAAAAGATGACATGACACAAGCTGTTCGGGAATTTTTCACTGCAGGGAAGATGTATAAAGCCATAAACTGTACATTGGTGACTCTAATCCCTAAGTCTAGTGCTGCTAAGACAATAAAGGATTATAGGCCAATATCCTGTTGCTCCACCATTTACAAGGTCATATCCAAAATTATGACAACCAGGCTCAGTACAGTTTTGAGAAGTATCATTCACCCTAGCCAGGCTGCATTTGTGCCAGGCCAAAGAATCCATGATCACATCTTGCTGGCATATGAACTGATCCGAGGGTACACTAGGAAAGGTGGAATTCCAAGATGTATGTTGCAAATGGATATACAGAAGGCTTATGATAGCATAGAGTGGTGTGCTTTGGAGAGTATCCTTAGAGAATTGGGTATCCCTCATACTTTTACTAATTGGATCATGCTTGCAGTGTCCACAGTGTCCTACAAGTTCAACATAAATGGTATCCATTCTGACCATATCCAGGCTAGAAGAGGATTGAGACAGGGTGACCCCCTCTCTCCTCTCCTATTTGTGATGGTAATGGAGTATTTGTATAGATCTCTGCAAAAGTTAAGTAAAAGCCCTGATTTCAAATTTCACTCCAAATGCAAGGAACTCCAGCTTGTAAATATTTGCTTCGCAGATGATCTATTAATGTTTGCTAGAGGTGATCATGCGACCATAAAACTGATGATGGAGAAGTTCTTGGATTTTACTAAGTCCACGAGTTTAGCAGTCAACCCTTCGAAATGCAGAGCTTACTTTGGAGGTGTGAAGGATGAGGTGAAGCAAACAATCCTTTGTGTGACTGATTTTGTTGAGGGTTCCTTACCTTTTAGGTACTTGGGTATACCCTTAACTAGCAAAAGATTAACTGTCCAACAATGCATGATTTTTGTTGACAAGTTGGTAGCTAAAATTCGACACTGGAGTGGAAGATTACTCAGTTTTGCTGGGAGGCTACAGTTGATAAATAGTGTGCTTCACTCCATAACACACTATTGGATGAGTTGTATTCCCCTGCCCCAAACAATCATCCAATGCATTGACAAAATCTGTAGAATATTTCTGTGGACAGGTAAAGAGGAGGAAACAAGGAAATCCCCTGTGGCTTGGAGAAAGATTTGTAATCCAAAAAACAAGGGTGGGCTGAACCTAGTGCACCTGGAGGACTGGAATCGTGCCAACCTTATAAAGCTCTTATGGAACATTTGCAACAAGGCTGACAGCCTATGGGCGCGATGGATACACACCTTCGATATAAAAGGAGAAGACATTATGCAAATGGAAAATAAGACTGATGGATCTTGGATCATGAAGGCAATAATGAAGATGAGGGATGTTGTGATACAAATGAATCTCTGGCAGAAATTGAAGGATCTGGTCAGGATAAAAGTGAGAGACATATACCTTCATATTAGTGATTTTGGGCCTGATGTACATTGGAGAAAAATACTGTTTGATAACAAGGCTAGACCACGAGCGAAATTTGTGACATGGATGACATGCCATGGAAATCTTGCAACAAAGGAGAGATTGAAACGATTTGGTATGCTACATACTGATCACTGTGGTTTCTGCAAGGCTCAAGAAACCATTGAACATCTGTTTTTTGAATGCAGAGTGATGAAACAAATCTGGAGCCAAATTTTGGATTGGTTACAAGTGAAGCATAACCCAAGGGGTTGGAATATGGAACTGGCATGGATGCTGCAGCAGACTAAGAAAAAGAGCTGGAAAACTAAAGTCCTCAAAATGGCTTTTAGTGAAACTATCTATGCTTACTGGAGGCTGAGAAACGATACTGTGTTTGGTAATACTGTACAAATTGATACCATAGGACCAAACATTATAGATACCTTGATATATAGGGCTTGGATGAACCCCAAGTTGAGAACACATATTGGTTCTCTAATGATGTAA